From Haemophilus parainfluenzae:
AACATATCAGTATGCAAAGAACCCGCATGGTTTAAGGCTTCAAATGCCATACCCGCAGTGATTGCACCATCACCAATCACACAAACGGTTTTGCGACCTGCATTTTCACGTTCTGCCGCAACAGCAATACCTAGTCCTGCACTGATTGAAGTAGAAGAGTGACCAACACTTAATACATCAAACTCACTTTCTTCACGCCAAGGGAAAGGATGAATTCCGCCTTTTTGGCGAATGGTGGACATTTGATCTCGACGACCTGTTAAGATTTTATGTGGATAAGCTTGATGGCCCACATCCCAAATTAATTGATCAAAAGGGGTTTTAAAAATGTAGTGTAATGCAACCGTCAATTCAACGGTACCAAGACCAGATGCTAAATGGCCGCTGGTTTGACTAACGGATTCCAACAGATAACTCCGTAACTCCTGGCAAAGTTGCGGAAGCTGATCTTTATTCAAAAGACGCAAATCTTCCGGCGAATTAATTAAGGATAAAAGAGGATAGTTGTTCATATATTCGTTAGTCCTAAAATGTGAAAAAAGTGACCGCACTTTGAGAAATCAAGATAAGTGCTGTCACCATTAACTTTTACGATTGACAATAAATTCAGCTAATGCACGCAATGCAGTGGTATCAAAAGGTAAATTGTCTAATTCATGTAAGGCGGTTTGATAGAGTTCTTGTGCTTTTTGTTTCGCGCCCTCTAACCCTAACAGCTTTGGATAAGTGCTTTTATCTAAACCTAAATCAGAACCCACCGGTTTACCGATTTCGGCACTGTTACCTTCAATATCTAAAATGTCATCTTGCACTTGGAAAGCTAAACCAATAGCTTGTGAATAACGTTCTAGTTGTTGCTCTAATTCTTTGTTTTCAAAGTGAGGCGAACAGATAAAACCCAGTTTTAATGCGGCTGTTAGCAATGCACCAGTTTTGTTGCGATGAATAAGTTCTAATTCGGCTAAATTAACTTGTTTGTGCTCTGAAATTAAATCTAAACTTTGCCCTAAACACATGCCTTGTACGCCAGATGCTTGAGCTAAGACTTTCACTAATTGCAATTTTTGTTCAGCAGAAAGAGAAGGGGCTTCAGTAAGAATTTCAAAGGCAAAAGCTTGTAATGCATCGCCAGCTAAAATGGCCGTCGCTTCATCAAAAGCGATATGACAAGTTGGTTGACCTCGACGAAGTTCATCGTTATCCATTGCAGGCAAATCATCATGGATTAAAGAATAGGCGTGAATAGCTTCAATGGCTGCGGCCGCGTAATCTAAAGCGGACATTTCAGCTCCCAGCATTTTACCCGTTGCATAGACAAGGAAAGGACGAACACGTTTACCGCCTAGCAATAAGCCATATTTCATGGCATCACGCAAAGGGGCATTATAAGCGTCAATTTCTTCAAATTGATTGGCTAAAAACT
This genomic window contains:
- the ispA gene encoding (2E,6E)-farnesyl diphosphate synthase, with translation MSYQFGTELKQVQDRINQFLANQFEEIDAYNAPLRDAMKYGLLLGGKRVRPFLVYATGKMLGAEMSALDYAAAAIEAIHAYSLIHDDLPAMDNDELRRGQPTCHIAFDEATAILAGDALQAFAFEILTEAPSLSAEQKLQLVKVLAQASGVQGMCLGQSLDLISEHKQVNLAELELIHRNKTGALLTAALKLGFICSPHFENKELEQQLERYSQAIGLAFQVQDDILDIEGNSAEIGKPVGSDLGLDKSTYPKLLGLEGAKQKAQELYQTALHELDNLPFDTTALRALAEFIVNRKS